Proteins encoded in a region of the Deltaproteobacteria bacterium GWC2_65_14 genome:
- a CDS encoding GTP cyclohydrolase I FolE, whose protein sequence is MMQDLIRNLLGKIGEDPEREGLRRTPERFEQAMKFLTSGYRQDPREVLLRAIFDETYDEMVTVKDIDLFSLCEHHLLPFFGKCHVAYIPRKKIVGLSKIARVVELYSRRLQLQERLTQEIATAIMDTLQPHGVAVVVEAFHLCMMMRGVEKQNSKAVTSAMLGVFRTRQSTRMEFMELIKPGLTILR, encoded by the coding sequence ATTATGCAGGATCTGATCCGGAACCTTCTCGGAAAGATCGGGGAAGATCCCGAACGGGAGGGGCTCCGCCGGACCCCCGAGCGGTTCGAGCAGGCGATGAAATTCCTTACCTCGGGCTACCGGCAGGACCCGCGGGAGGTCCTCCTGCGGGCCATCTTCGACGAGACGTACGACGAGATGGTCACCGTCAAGGACATCGACCTCTTCTCGCTCTGCGAGCACCATCTCCTCCCCTTCTTCGGGAAGTGCCACGTGGCCTACATTCCAAGGAAGAAGATCGTCGGCCTCTCGAAGATCGCCCGGGTGGTCGAGCTCTACTCCCGCCGCCTCCAGCTCCAGGAGCGGCTCACCCAGGAGATCGCGACGGCGATCATGGACACCCTCCAGCCTCACGGCGTGGCGGTCGTGGTCGAGGCGTTCCACCTCTGCATGATGATGCGGGGGGTGGAGAAGCAGAACTCCAAGGCGGTGACCTCCGCGATGCTCGGCGTCTTCCGGACCCGGCAGTCGACACGGATGGAATTCATGGAGCTGATCAAGCCCGGCCTGACCATCCTCCGCTGA
- a CDS encoding tRNA-specific adenosine deaminase, producing MRVALLEAEKAAAAGEVPVGAVVIGPSGEILAKDHNRTISANDPTAHAEILALRKAGKKIGNHRLSGCRLVVTLEPCPMCAGAAVHARVKEILFGAVDPKAGAVLTLFRIPTDERLNHRAVVIPGVLAKECAALLTEFFRSRR from the coding sequence ATGCGCGTGGCGCTGCTCGAGGCGGAGAAGGCGGCCGCGGCGGGGGAGGTTCCGGTGGGAGCCGTGGTGATCGGCCCCTCCGGCGAGATCCTCGCGAAGGACCACAACCGGACGATTTCCGCCAACGACCCCACCGCCCACGCCGAGATCCTCGCCCTTCGGAAGGCGGGGAAGAAGATCGGGAACCATCGCCTGTCCGGCTGCCGGCTGGTGGTGACGCTCGAGCCCTGCCCGATGTGCGCGGGGGCGGCCGTCCACGCGAGGGTGAAGGAGATCCTCTTCGGCGCCGTGGACCCGAAGGCGGGGGCCGTCCTGACCCTGTTCCGGATCCCGACGGACGAGCGGCTGAACCATCGGGCCGTCGTGATCCCGGGCGTTCTCGCGAAGGAATGCGCGGCGCTTCTCACCGAGTTCTTCCGCTCCAGGAGATAG
- a CDS encoding cardiolipin synthase, translated as MYDGWRIAALVLSSLGYLFAFLLIPRIIMERRQPAATVAWVLSIALLPVVGVPLYYLVGGRRIRRHIRAKIDAVGSGESSVENRVRPENLPRQVATTCGRVLLATGAPPPVDGNRVVFVTGGEQAYRTLLEQIEEARDHIHAQFFILDVDAIGKRFLHALAARARAGVHVRLLLDAVGSWRALRRLVRPLREAGGEVAEFLPALPLHRKWSAHLRNHRKLLIVDGRSAFAGGMNIGKRYMGPRPDPKRWRDSAVMIRGAAVRDLQALFLDDWAFATEETGPAGHLFPSLPTTPGNAGRSAPMQVVASGPDRTLRPIYQGLFTAFASARERIWVETPYFVPDDAIGTSLENAALRGVDVRLIVPERSDLKMVWLAGRSYYDDLMRSGVKIYLYTPTTLHAKVLVVDDAVGMVGSSNVDIRSFFLNFELGIFLYGREEVAALAGQFEQDLAQSRRINPARFARRSRPIRLLEDSCRIFSPLL; from the coding sequence ATGTACGACGGTTGGCGGATCGCCGCGCTCGTCCTCTCGTCCCTGGGGTACCTCTTCGCCTTCCTCCTGATCCCCCGGATCATCATGGAGCGGCGTCAGCCCGCCGCGACGGTCGCCTGGGTCCTTTCCATCGCGCTCCTCCCGGTCGTGGGGGTTCCCCTCTACTATCTGGTCGGGGGGCGCCGGATCCGGAGACATATCCGGGCAAAGATCGACGCGGTAGGCTCCGGGGAGAGCTCCGTGGAAAATCGTGTCCGCCCGGAGAACCTCCCCCGCCAAGTCGCGACGACCTGCGGGCGGGTCCTTCTCGCGACGGGGGCGCCGCCGCCGGTGGACGGAAACCGGGTCGTCTTCGTCACCGGCGGGGAACAGGCCTACAGAACCCTCCTCGAGCAGATCGAGGAGGCGCGCGACCATATTCACGCGCAGTTCTTCATCCTCGATGTGGACGCGATCGGAAAGCGGTTCCTCCACGCCCTCGCGGCCCGCGCGCGAGCAGGGGTTCATGTCCGTCTTCTCCTCGACGCCGTGGGATCCTGGCGGGCCCTTCGGCGCCTCGTCCGACCGCTGCGGGAGGCCGGGGGGGAGGTGGCGGAGTTCCTCCCCGCCCTCCCGCTGCACCGGAAATGGTCCGCCCACCTCCGTAACCACCGGAAGCTGCTGATCGTCGACGGAAGGAGCGCCTTCGCCGGCGGGATGAACATCGGGAAGCGGTACATGGGCCCCCGGCCCGACCCGAAGCGGTGGCGGGACAGCGCGGTCATGATCCGGGGGGCCGCCGTGCGGGACCTGCAGGCCCTCTTCCTGGACGACTGGGCCTTCGCCACGGAGGAGACCGGACCGGCGGGACACCTCTTCCCATCCCTTCCCACCACCCCGGGAAACGCCGGACGGTCGGCCCCGATGCAGGTGGTCGCCTCGGGACCGGACCGCACCCTGCGCCCCATCTACCAGGGGCTGTTCACCGCCTTCGCCTCCGCGCGGGAGCGGATCTGGGTGGAGACCCCCTACTTCGTTCCGGACGACGCGATCGGGACCTCCCTGGAAAACGCGGCCCTGCGGGGGGTAGACGTGCGGCTCATCGTCCCGGAGCGGTCCGACCTGAAGATGGTCTGGCTCGCCGGGAGGTCCTATTACGACGACCTGATGCGGTCCGGCGTGAAGATCTACCTCTACACCCCGACGACCCTCCATGCGAAAGTGCTGGTCGTCGACGACGCGGTCGGCATGGTGGGGTCGTCGAACGTGGACATCCGGAGTTTTTTCCTGAACTTCGAGCTGGGGATTTTTCTCTACGGCCGCGAGGAGGTCGCGGCGCTGGCCGGTCAGTTCGAGCAGGATCTCGCGCAGTCGAGGCGGATCAATCCGGCCCGGTTCGCCAGGAGAAGCCGCCCGATCCGCCTGCTGGAGGACAGCTGCCGGATCTTCTCGCCGCTACTTTGA
- a CDS encoding DNA polymerase III, subunit gamma and tau, protein MAYQALARKWRPKSFQEVVGQGHVTRALANAISLDRIHHAYLFTGTRGVGKTTFARILARALNCEKGPTPSPCLSCPSCIELLAGSAVDVQEIDGASHTGIDDVRRLREGAAYAPARMRYKIYIIDEVHMLSKAAFNGLLKLLEEPPPHVVFVFATTEPNRIPETILSRVQRFDFRMLSEEEISERLREMAAAETLDCEEEALQLMARYAFGSMRDGQSILEQAAVLGDGAVSASLVEEMLGLVGPEAAIDLASAVVRDGAGEAIRKFRELFTRGADLKFLFLSLVDMLRDAAVLSFTGKEELLYRHSPSSLARMRELVALRSREEWMFLLDIAFRSEKDVLGSEFPRLGFELLLLRLVNAPGLLAVEGLEGGEAAAPSSPEAAPASRPVLPAQAVGARPTFEKRPVRPDPSSEARRAKEDAPGPGGDLWQAIRKNLEAKKKPLVVALLNQMQGTVEGGDLVIACPHQMQLDRLREEDKWAVLLQAVEEEAGKKLPIRLVVSGEKKSPEADPVAEAPHPQKKAFSDPMLAEVLREFEGATVLEVRAAPKRRPHPAVREEEEPEREEEPEREEEPAAEETEAEEE, encoded by the coding sequence ATGGCATACCAGGCGCTCGCGAGGAAGTGGCGCCCGAAGAGCTTTCAGGAAGTCGTCGGGCAGGGGCATGTCACCCGCGCCCTGGCGAACGCCATTTCCCTCGACCGGATCCACCACGCCTACCTGTTCACCGGCACCCGCGGGGTGGGGAAGACGACCTTCGCCAGGATCCTCGCCCGCGCCCTGAACTGCGAGAAGGGGCCTACGCCATCGCCCTGCCTCTCCTGCCCCTCCTGCATCGAGCTCCTCGCCGGCTCGGCGGTCGACGTGCAGGAGATCGACGGGGCCTCCCACACGGGGATCGACGACGTCCGCAGGCTCCGGGAAGGCGCGGCCTACGCGCCGGCGCGAATGCGGTACAAGATCTACATCATCGACGAAGTCCACATGCTTTCCAAAGCCGCCTTCAACGGGCTGCTCAAGCTCCTGGAGGAGCCGCCGCCCCACGTCGTCTTCGTCTTCGCCACCACCGAGCCCAACCGGATTCCCGAGACGATCCTGTCGCGGGTCCAGCGGTTCGACTTCCGGATGCTCTCCGAGGAGGAGATCTCCGAACGGCTCCGGGAGATGGCGGCCGCCGAAACGCTCGACTGCGAGGAAGAGGCGCTTCAACTGATGGCGCGGTACGCCTTCGGATCGATGCGGGACGGCCAGTCGATCCTCGAGCAGGCTGCGGTGCTGGGGGACGGAGCCGTCTCGGCATCCCTCGTGGAGGAGATGCTCGGACTCGTCGGGCCCGAAGCGGCGATCGACCTCGCATCCGCAGTCGTCCGGGACGGCGCCGGGGAGGCGATCCGGAAATTCCGGGAGCTGTTCACCCGCGGCGCGGACCTGAAATTCCTCTTCCTGTCGCTGGTGGACATGCTCCGGGACGCCGCGGTCCTCTCCTTCACCGGGAAGGAGGAACTGCTCTATCGCCATTCCCCCTCGTCGCTGGCCCGAATGCGGGAGCTGGTCGCCCTTCGCTCCCGGGAGGAGTGGATGTTCCTGCTCGACATCGCCTTCCGGTCCGAGAAGGATGTGCTCGGGTCCGAATTCCCCCGCCTGGGGTTCGAGCTGCTGCTGCTGCGCCTGGTAAATGCCCCCGGGCTGCTGGCCGTGGAAGGGCTGGAAGGGGGGGAGGCGGCGGCCCCTTCCTCTCCGGAGGCCGCTCCCGCATCCCGTCCGGTGCTCCCTGCGCAGGCGGTAGGGGCGCGCCCGACCTTCGAGAAGCGGCCCGTGCGGCCGGATCCGTCCTCCGAAGCCCGAAGGGCGAAGGAGGACGCTCCCGGGCCGGGAGGGGACCTCTGGCAGGCGATCCGGAAGAACCTCGAGGCGAAGAAGAAGCCGCTCGTCGTCGCCCTGCTGAACCAGATGCAGGGGACGGTCGAAGGGGGGGATCTGGTGATCGCCTGCCCCCACCAGATGCAGCTCGACCGGCTCCGGGAGGAGGACAAGTGGGCGGTTCTTCTCCAGGCGGTGGAGGAGGAGGCGGGGAAAAAGCTCCCGATACGGCTGGTTGTTTCCGGGGAAAAAAAAAGCCCGGAAGCTGACCCGGTAGCGGAGGCGCCGCACCCGCAGAAAAAGGCCTTTTCGGACCCGATGCTGGCGGAGGTCCTCCGGGAGTTCGAGGGGGCGACGGTGCTCGAGGTCAGGGCGGCGCCCAAACGGCGGCCGCACCCCGCCGTCCGGGAGGAGGAGGAGCCGGAGCGGGAGGAGGAGCCGGAGCGGGAGGAGGAGCCGGCGGCGGAAGAGACGGAGGCGGAAGAGGAATGA
- a CDS encoding nucleoid-associated protein, YbaB/EbfC family — MKGMEEILRQAQQVQERLAKLQEELAGRTVEASAGGGMVSVVVNGRQEVVSVRIEKEVASPEELELLQDLVRGAMNEALSRSKRMVAEEMSKITGGMNLPGLF, encoded by the coding sequence ATGAAGGGGATGGAGGAGATCCTCCGGCAGGCGCAGCAGGTGCAGGAACGGCTCGCGAAGCTCCAGGAGGAGCTGGCCGGAAGAACCGTCGAGGCCTCGGCGGGAGGCGGGATGGTGTCCGTGGTCGTGAACGGCCGGCAGGAGGTCGTGTCGGTGCGGATCGAGAAGGAGGTGGCCTCCCCGGAGGAGCTGGAGCTGCTCCAGGACCTGGTGCGCGGGGCGATGAACGAGGCGCTCTCCCGGTCGAAGCGGATGGTCGCGGAGGAGATGTCGAAGATCACCGGCGGGATGAACCTGCCGGGGCTGTTCTGA
- a CDS encoding recombination protein RecR: MSYPKPLRRLIAQLTRLPGIGEKSATRIALHMLRMPKEAVREMGETIAGISDAVLRCTTCHNIADQDPCAICSDPERRKDVLCVVENPTGLVPIEKSGEYRGRYHVLGGAISPIDGVMPEDLRVRELLERISAGGIGEVILATNLTAEGEATASYLASVIKPRNVRVSRIAYGMPVGSDLEYSDEITVGRAIKGRRDML, from the coding sequence ATGTCCTATCCCAAGCCGCTGCGCAGGCTGATCGCCCAGCTCACCCGGCTCCCAGGGATCGGGGAGAAGAGCGCGACCCGCATCGCCCTGCACATGCTCCGGATGCCCAAGGAGGCGGTCCGGGAGATGGGGGAGACTATTGCCGGGATCTCGGACGCTGTGCTACGATGCACCACGTGTCATAACATCGCGGACCAGGACCCCTGCGCGATCTGCTCCGACCCGGAGCGCCGCAAGGACGTCCTGTGCGTGGTCGAGAATCCCACGGGCCTGGTCCCGATCGAGAAGAGCGGGGAATACAGGGGCAGGTACCACGTCCTGGGGGGGGCCATTTCCCCGATCGACGGGGTGATGCCGGAGGATCTCCGGGTCCGGGAGCTTCTGGAGAGGATTTCCGCGGGGGGGATCGGGGAAGTCATCCTCGCCACGAACCTGACGGCGGAGGGGGAGGCGACCGCGTCCTACCTCGCCTCGGTCATCAAGCCGCGCAACGTTCGCGTTTCCCGCATTGCATACGGCATGCCCGTCGGGTCGGACCTCGAATATTCCGACGAGATCACCGTGGGCAGGGCGATCAAGGGGCGTAGGGACATGCTGTGA